The sequence ACCATTGAGCCCATAGAGAGCTAAAACAACAGTGGCATCCTTCTGGAAGCTGACCGTAAAGGTCCGGCCGGCAAGCAGCGCGGTAGAAATGTCGACCCGCCCAATAGCGATTAGGGCCTCGGAAACGCTCTCGATTTTCTCCTTCTGGACTGTGTCATAAAAGCCCGTGCCTGCCTTGAGGTCAAGCTGGAAGTCGCGCATTTCGAGCGGAGCCTTCAACTCTTCGAGCCAGGAGCGAATGTAGCCCTCTGGACTGATGTGCCCGTTACGATTCTGTAGCATGCCGCCCTCGCAGGACGAACCGTACGCGAAGATGCGGCGGATGACGTCGCTAATCTCGCCGATTCCGATGCATGACCAGCTTGGAGTGTGCGGCGTGCAGTTTTTCTCGTAGGTGCATTCCGCCAGGACATAGATCGTTTTACCGCAAGACGAGGTGAATGCTCCGACGCGGCGGCCGGTGGTGACTGTCGATCCCATAATTCCTTCTTTCTGGGTGTTGCGGGGCCTGAGGTTCGATTCAGAATGTTCGGACTATCGACTTCCCTAGCAGGGAGGCTTTATATGTCCGAACTGTTTTTGACCCTGCTGTGTGACTTGTACTGGTACTGCGCCACCGACCTCAGCTTCAACCCGCTGGATTGGGGGAATTTCACCCTCTTTGTGATCCATGTCGCCATCAAGATGTTCTGGAGCCGCTACGTGCGGCTGGAGGGCGACGTGTAGCCCTCTGGATTGGTCGCGTTGGCGTGAAGTGCGACCATGGACGCCTTTCCAGACTCATTGAGGTGCCCGTTTACGGCGGCCTCGACAAGTGCGAGGTCCTGCGGCGCCAGGTCGTTACCGTCGTGGGTTGCGCGAAGAATGTCGATAGCAAGGTCAGACATACCCCGCGTGGGCTCTGGGGGCTCCGCAGACGCGCCCCGATAGCAATTGCCAGCGTAAACCCATTCACGCGCGCTGCTTCTGCGTAGCGTGGCGTACGTCGGGCGGCCTGCAACATCCTTCACAGGCTCCCCGATCTGCACCAGAAGCCCCGACATTGAAACCGGGGGTAGGACGTTGACGAAGTAATCGGCCATTTCCTGATCGACAACGTCGCCGATGGCCAGAAAGTGGTCGAGGGATTGCCGGCTTTCGCCCCAGGCTGCATACGTTTTCATAGAAAGTTTCCTGTTCAACGAGTGGAATCGGACTGCTGTTACAGCAAAGACAAGAAGCTAAGCGCAAGCGAAGAGTTCGCGCTGTAGGGAAACAGCCTGCTCGATCACGCTGATTGTTTCGGATTGGGCGGCGCCGGCCGCCATGCGGCGACGGGAACGGGCCTGGACAAAGTCGGCCAGCGCAATTTCCGTCATCACGGTGACACCGTGCCATTCATCCATGGAAACGGCTGTATCAATGCCGCAATTTGGATCCAGCTCGATCGAGGACTGCTGAGAAAAGCGGAGATATTTGTCGGTCGGCGCGTCTTCGTACCCCCGGATACCGCTCAGCTTGAACGGCGCTGAGGATTGCGGAATCAGGAAAACGCCGGCACTGGCAAGATCGCTGCAAATATCGATGATTTTGTACTCGAATTCGCATCCGGAGTATCGCGGTGCACTACCGTTGTGCTGGACGCGGCCGAATGGTGGATTGGAGATTACGCAGTCGAAGCCGCCGAGAGATGAGGGCAGATCAAAGGCATCGGCTTGTATCCAGGTGGCCTCTGGCAACACTTTGCGGCCCACGGCGACATAGTCTGGATTGATCTCCACGCACGTAATGTTCGGACGCCCACCGGTCTGTGTGCCAGCGGAGTAATGGTAGGCTGCGAATCCGAGCGACCCAATACCAGCGCAGATGTCGAGAATTCTGCCTCCGAAGGTCTCGATAGCCAGGCCCCGAGCAAGACTGCGCGGAGTGAAGAACGCGCCCGCAGATCCATTCACATGGTTGGCACTTTCCTGCCAATTGTCGAGGACGAAGAGCCGTTCATCGAACGTCAAGGAGTTCTGCTGAAGCAGGGAGCAGGCCTGTGCATGCAGTTTGGATTGCTGCTTGGTGAGTCGAGACATGGAGACACCTGTGCGAAAAGTTTGTTTGT comes from Terriglobia bacterium and encodes:
- a CDS encoding methyltransferase domain-containing protein; its protein translation is MSRLTKQQSKLHAQACSLLQQNSLTFDERLFVLDNWQESANHVNGSAGAFFTPRSLARGLAIETFGGRILDICAGIGSLGFAAYHYSAGTQTGGRPNITCVEINPDYVAVGRKVLPEATWIQADAFDLPSSLGGFDCVISNPPFGRVQHNGSAPRYSGCEFEYKIIDICSDLASAGVFLIPQSSAPFKLSGIRGYEDAPTDKYLRFSQQSSIELDPNCGIDTAVSMDEWHGVTVMTEIALADFVQARSRRRMAAGAAQSETISVIEQAVSLQRELFACA